Part of the Lolium rigidum isolate FL_2022 chromosome 6, APGP_CSIRO_Lrig_0.1, whole genome shotgun sequence genome, TGTGTGATCAGCCTCTGTTTCCATTGTTACCATTGCCACAGCTAGATCAATACCACATACAAATCGTAGGACCTAACCTCTCTCCCGACCTAACCTCTctcccccgaggcggcggcgccgcccgccgtccCCGGGGAGTTCCCCTCCACtccgccctcctcccctcccctacagaccccccctcctccgccgccgtcgctgaggacgccgcggggcaaagcccctgtggtgaggcggcggtggcggctcggtCATCCATCGGCAGAGCGCAGCGCGGCCTGCGGGAGCGTGTGGGGGCGGCGGCCTacaccctcctcctccgactgAACACAACGagatggcggtggccggcggatctccggcggccggcggcggatgttggctgcggTGTGGTCGGATCTGGGCCGGAGGATCGGATCGCGATCCATCGCGGCTGCGTCTCGTCAATGGCACGAGGAGGTTTCGCTGGATCTTCTTCGCGGCTTGAGGACGTCCGGGTCTTCGgcccgggcatggtggtggtggctgacttCATCCACCGAATGCGGTCGGCCAGGCCGGGCTGTGTTGGATTTTTCATCCCACTTTCGGCGCCGGCAGCGAGACGGGGAGGCATAgtagccggtgaaaaccgagccgactccggtcatggcgggcgatggcggcgtctgcaccgttatcttgttgaaggcatcgtcaagcaactatcgctaacctactcgttccggcggcgagatggaggagcttggaagccggcgatggtgtcgccggtggagggttggagtggccagcccaggattgtcgccgacgtgggggtccgacctgaataaaggcggtggtcctagggcctctcttgcgtgaagaggaggacctaccggaggcctggactcgtgatctggccggagtgttgagttccggaaggctccgccggtgaatgtaacgagtgcttttgcccggagtttgttggatcggaggtattcggtcgtgcgcactcatgtttttattccgaccgattggttccggagggagcggcgcgaagctctttttctttgattgacatcaagtgactatggatccatgatgaaagtcggaagaagagaatttcatgaaggccggaggggaggactagctaagggaggttcaagtctctgcgatgttgagggacttgcttggtgtttcgggcttcacaacagcggtatgaaagtgggagcgacaacacaggtgaagtgcagagtcctacctttcaggctgaaaacccaaggtctggccttaattggttgtgcctggcaatgtccttggtggagcattgttttgagagtggggactagtctgtaattcaggtgttgtcttggcggtggatgtattgctgttgttaggtccgagatactgtagcgggacttttgtttcttagttttcttttcttgtttttggatgtgtgcatccgtagtgccattagggtggtgcgttgttgcagaggctggatgtaattggtatcttcttgatattaatatattccctttatcgaaaaaaaagatcAATACCACATACACTGACTGACGACTCTGTTCTATTTTTTAAGGCTGCAGGTTGGTTATTGCTATGCTACATTGTGTGGTGATGGAGTACCTCGATGGCAATGGAGATGGCACCAATCACTTCCGGAACGAGAGATATGATCTCGTTCATGCTCTTGTTCTCGAATGATAAGTGGTAGTCATTGACCCCGAATTCTCCCAAAATGAAGAGTGATCTGCCGAAGAATTTCTCGCGCCCTGGGATGCAATCATGCTTTTCTTTGTCACTCTGGAGGTGCAGGTGGAGCAGGTAGCTGGTAATATACATGAATTAGTATGCGTAGGTTTGAGTTGAGAAGTAACAACCTGGTGTTGTTGCGCAGAGCAAAGGCTTGAGCGACTCGAACCACTCCAGCTGCACGCCCAAGCTGGTGTTGAGAGGGTACTTGTTTCCGGGATTGGATCCATCGTGGAAGCGAGCAGCGTCGAGAGTGGTGGCGGCCATGACGGCAAAGTTGGCTCCTTGGCGGAAGCTCCCGTTGTGCGTGAGCGCCGGGTTGTAAGGCGGGACAAGCGGCAGGGCCAGGCGCTGAGCTGCAACGAGAGCAAATAAATCCTTGACAAGAAGTCTGAGGATTTCTTCTGCAGATCGCTACTGATTACTATGTACTATTGAGGAGCGAGTGAGCACCGATGAAGTCGATGATGAGGCGGCCGTTGGAGCAACGGCCGGTGGGACGACGGAAGAATTCAGAGCCGTAGGGAGGGCGATTGACGGGGTCGAAGAGGTCGTTCTCGGCAAAGACGGTGGGGTTGTTGCCGGTGTCGGTGTAGGAGTTTCCGAAGCTGAAGATGGAGCGGTATGGCCACCGCCGGCCGGATGAGAGTGCCGGGGAGGCGGGGACTGCCCGTGTCCATCCCAGGTtcgcgaggaggagcaggaggagcgagACGGCGAGCTGTGGCTTGGTCATCCTGGACAACGTGAGAGGTGGACAAGCTAGTAGAGGCTTACGATTCCGATTTCAGAAGGCCGCAGCACCGCTGGAGTATTGAGAATTTGAGATCTGCCTCGCGTACCGCGTGGTGCTACTTAATTCACCGCTTGTTCTGACTTGGAGGAGCGATTTGGTTGTGATAATGGCGCAGCTACTCGAGCGAACATCCGGATAGGCACAGCGAGAAAATGGAaaataagactagtcacaattcaTATCTTGGTCCGATACTATTTCTAGTCAGCGTATAACACTATTCTCCCTCAAATAATGCATGGTATCgcgtattattattattattatttctttATATTTATTGATTTGTTGAATCTTCATGTATGAAAATGAAAGCCTTGTGGTTTTCTCATTTGCGgaaatgaagaactcaacaaaaaGTTTCTCTGAAAAACTCGGAGAAGGTGGTTTCAGCTGTGTTTCGGCTCTAGTGGCTGTCAAGAATCTAAAATGCCTTGGACAGGGAGAGAAGCAGTTTCGAGCAGAGGTGCAGACCATTGGGATGATTAATCACAAAAACCTTGTCCGTCTGCTTGGATTCTGTGCCGATAGCAATAGCAGGTTACTGGTGTACGAGCACATGGAAAAAGGTTCCTTAAACTCACATATCTTTTCTAAGGGTTCTGCAAAGTTGAACTGGGATCTACGGTACCTTATAGCTCTTGGAACCGCAAGAGGATTGGCTTATCTGCATGAGGAGTGCAAAGATTGCATCATACACTGCGATATGAAGCCTGATAATGTACTTCTTGATGCGAGAGTTTTGTCCTAAGATTGAAGACTTCGGTATGTCGAAGCTTCTTGGTCGAGATTTCAGCAGGGCCCTAACAACGATGCGAGGCGCGAGGGACTATTCGGTATCTTGCACCGGAGTGGATCTCAGGGTTGCCGATCACACTTAAGGCTGATGTCTACAGCTATGGAATGATGCTTCTTGAAATCATATCAGGGCGAAGGAATGCAGAGAAAATTAAGGAAGGGACACTTACTTATTTTCCTGTCTTTGCTGCAGTCAAGGTGAATGAAGGAGATGTTATGTGCCTACTAGATAGTAGGTTGGAAGGCGATGCAGATGTGGAGCAGCTGAGCCGAGCTTGCAGAATTGCATGTTGGTGCATTCAAGATGCTGAAGATCATAGGCCGAAGATGGGGCAAGTTGTTCAAATACTAGAGGATGCTCTGGCTGTCGAAGTGCCTCCAGTTCCAAGGTCACTTCAAAATTTTGTGGGCATGGATGATTGATTGCACTCGCTCTACAGATATGTATAGTATCTCAAAGACTAAAGGCCTCTTTGTGTTTGTCCGAACCTATGTCAAGAATTAAGTATTCAGAGTGCGATACTGGGGCTCCTGTTGTTCGGCGGTGCCGTGTCGAGATCACGATGAATGGCGACGGCGGACAGAGGGGTTTTAACCCAGGGCGGGGTGGTTACAATCAGGCCCGGTCCTGAGGTTTTAGGGGCCCAGGGCGAATTTAGAATCCAGGGCCCTAGTATAACCATTAAAAGATACTAGTAATAAATATTTCAAGTGTATTCTAACACATTCGTTAATATAATAGATATTGCTATCAAATACTTTGAATAGACAATTTTTTTCCAAAATCATATCAACAGTGAACAGTGTCGAAGACAGCGCCTTCTAGATGGGGAGCTAGACTCTACCTTGTCATGGCCTTGCAATTCCTCCATTTGTGTCATCTATTAGAGAGAAGATCAACACGCCACGGAAAGCGAAAGTGTGTGGACAGTCAACTGTGTGATGCAGTTCTTTTTCTTCTAAGTATCATCTGTGACTTTCGTAGAACGCCATGGTTTAGCTAATTTGCTCCATTTTCTATTAAAAAAAGCTAATTTGCTCCAGCCCAGTTAATCGTTGTACCTAGCTAATTGAAAGCAAAAAAAACACAACCTAACCAGAGAAAAAGGCCCAAACCTAACGAAAGGACAAAAAGGCCCAAGTACTAGCCCACTAGAAGCAACCGTGCTTCGTCCGTAACGTTTCATCCCTGTGCCTGTCAACTGTACGAGAGAAGCTCTCGATCTGCTCTAATGGCGATGGACATCAGTTCATCCACGGCATAGTTTCTTGGTTATTGGGGGCCCCTTGATTTTGGGGGCCCGGGGCGACCGCCCTGCCTGCCCCCCCTTAGGGCCGGCCCTGGTTACAATCCTGGAGGAGGCGGCTATGGCGGCGGCCGTGACGGTTACGGTAATGCTCGAGGCGCCTTTGTTACGCGGGGACGACATGCTCAGGGACCTGGTCGTGGTGGGGCTGGGTATGGACCTGGCTGGGATTTAAAGGTAATGGTTTCTCTGGTTTTGGAAGAGGCCGTCAGTTTGTTCATGGCGAGTCCAGGGCAACAATGCTGATCCGCACGATGGCACTT contains:
- the LOC124665358 gene encoding GDSL esterase/lipase At5g45910-like — protein: MTKPQLAVSLLLLLLANLGWTRAVPASPALSSGRRWPYRSIFSFGNSYTDTGNNPTVFAENDLFDPVNRPPYGSEFFRRPTGRCSNGRLIIDFIAQRLALPLVPPYNPALTHNGSFRQGANFAVMAATTLDAARFHDGSNPGNKYPLNTSLGVQLEWFESLKPLLCATTPGREKFFGRSLFILGEFGVNDYHLSFENKSMNEIISLVPEVIGAISIAIERLITHGAKSFLVPGTIPSGCVPQILHYLTKDDPAEYNSTTGCLNVYNKLGMDHNQLLQEALEKLRDRYPGVTIIYGDLFSPMMEMVESPAKFGFVKDVLTMCCGKPGAFLCGDDGANLCEEPSARLFWDDIHLTETAYHYIANRWLRSMYSTATESS